Below is a genomic region from Xiphophorus hellerii strain 12219 chromosome 1, Xiphophorus_hellerii-4.1, whole genome shotgun sequence.
cacacacgtccacacacacacaaagggaTGACTGGAGCGATCGaggattaaaaatacttttgagcCAAATaccttaaaaacacaacaacacaaacaaatatgTGGTAAGGATAATGCATTTTGTTAGGAAATTAGAACTTAAAAGACAGAATTCAAGTGCAATCACCGATTTACAGAATTGCTTCATTGTCCACCTCTCCTGCTGAAGTTGCAGTAAAGAGCTGTTGCAAGGAGGTGTGGAAAACAAACCCAGGCTGAGCTTAACCAGTAAGGATTTTACCACCAGAACTGGAGCCGCCAAATTCATTTAGATTCTTCAAAAGCTGGGAGAAAGTTAGCTATTGAATCGGATGCAAACATCACGGTGAGTACCGTAGAGATGAATCACCAGGAAGACAGATTATAATCAGCCTGGTTCTACTAGTTAATCCCATTATGATTGTTAAAGTGCAGCCTAACACCATAATTTCAATAAACAGCAGAGGGAAGAAagggaatttttaaaaaaaaaattaaattacagcCAGTTAAGAGCTTATGCGAGTTTACTTGTCTGTAAACTATGTTGGGTTGGCATGTGTTTTCAGATACTGCATGCTCTGCCACAGCATGTCATGATACTAGTCGAGGCATTGATTCTTTTTACAAATGGCTGACATGCACTGAAACCAATCGAttggaaaaatgtgaacaatATAAATAGATCCGTACCAATTAAGCAGCATTAACCGCCACCAACCTCTAAAGACGATCAATGGATGGCTATCAACAGCAGCGTCCATCATGGGAACCATGGAAACTCCGTCTGCCCCAGTCTAACCttcaatttagttttcttaTCTTGTTTGTATTCCTCAGGGAGAACGTTACTATGAGTCTGAATTTACACCTAAAACCTGCTAAATGTTGCCCGATCACCACAGCGTTCACTAAAGCCAGCGGCTCTAACGTCAACCCTTATTACCTGGTGTTAGGTCAGTCGCATcgttagaaaaaaaacaaaaaaaaaaacataaattgtgaAGTCCAGCAGTggaaaattatactttttttttttgtttttcctcagctGTATTTTTATCATCATTGCACAGTTGTTGTTGAAGGAAGATAAACCCCTGGCTAGTAGcttaaaatgttaagaaaacaagaaaacagatcAACATAAACCCAGAAGACATCCCCGTTGCCGTCATTGGTACGTGCCCTTTAAGACACGCTGTCCGTCCCTTCGTTCCTGCGTTCGTCCGTCCGTCACTGTGCTCAGTCTGTGTCTCTAAAGGACCAGCTTGCCAATGATGGCTCCAATCACAAAGAAGAGCAAGCACAATGCGAGGACGCGGGTGCTCAAGCCTTCATCCTTCGTCATGGCCGTGCTAGCCACGGTGTTGGAGTGAGAAGCAGCAATTGGTGAAATCTTTCTCTTCCGCACACCGTCGTCCTCCTGAAGCAAAGAAGAAACACACAAGCGTACTTGGAGGCTGTAAAACCCAGAGactggaggggaaaaaacaaacaccacaaGAAAGGAAGGAGGACTGAAGAACATACAATAGGAAGAAAGGAACAAAAGTAGGAAAGACACAAGCAAGGAGGCgcagaaaaaaggagagaagacAGACAATTTGGTAGAAAGTAAGGAAAattgaaaggaggaaaaaaaaggaggataTTGGGgagataagaaaaataaagaccCAAGAACAAAGGAAACTGGGTAGagtggaaaaaaggaaaaacatgaaagatccaagaaagaaaggaagggcataagtaaaaacagaataaagcaCAAGGGGAAGAAAGGAGGGAAAGCACAATGGACAAAAGGAAATAAGGAAGGAAAAGAGGACaaagaacatttgaaaaaaagtaaGGTAAGATGGaaatgaagagagagagagaaagaaagaaagaaaaaaatacagaatactGAAGGGGGGGCAGAAGAAAATACAATAGggagaaaagaatgaaaaaaatgtaataatgaaacaaggaaggaaaggaggaCTTGAAGGGAGAAGACCAATAATGAAGGACTTAACATTTAGACAATCGAATAGGGATTAAAAGCTGGAAATACCAGCATTCCACCTATACTCTCATTGatatttattgtataaatatgcattttccTCTAAATTAAACTTGACCAAATATTTACTTTAGCCTTGCTGAGGCTgagaaatactgtatattttccCTAAAGGGAGAGAGGATGGAATCGGCCTAAAACTGTTGAAGCCACCGTTTCAGCGCGTCTCACCCggatctgtttgttttcttctcgtAGCCTCTGCACCTCCACCTGCAGCTGCCTGCACTCCTCCATGATCTTCTTCACCTCCCCGTCATCCAGGGAGGCGCTGGATGACTTGGGCAGCGCAGAGTGCTCATTCTTAACAGAGGTAGAGGAAGACACAGGTTTGATGCTTTCACTCTCATGCTGCGGAGAGAGAACGGGTGGGGGCGGCCGGGTGGAATGGCGGTGAGGGAGGAAGAAGGGAAAGTGgaataaggaaaaaaagaaaacatgccgACGCGGCGGGGAGTGAGATCCAGGCACAAGACGTATGAATACAAACATCATGTAATGAATGACTCAGGACACTGGAACAATactgaaaacatgacaaaaatctATTTCATTAACGTGTGACATTTATTGTTGAACTCATtagagaaacatcagtttctctCAGTACAGTGTGAATGACACTTATCTGTGTTTGAAAGAAATGTATGCAATGGCGAGCAAAAATAtctgaatgtggaaaaaaaaaactaactcttACTTACAGTTTTGTCATTTCCTATAGGCATCTCAAACGCACATCTTAACTTTGAGTCCATCAGCTCCTCAGGTTTGGCCTCCTTccactgcaaacacaaacaaacaggatTCACTTGTCATTCAGTCAGACGTCTTTGATAGCAGCTAAACTGTTGTCCTCAACTCTAAATAACATCAACAGAACtacatttctgcacatttttatttcaggtgaaTGTACAGActgaaagagacagaggcacGCTTAAATCCATCTTTAGGTTCGTGAATCAACTTCCAGCTTAATACTCACAACTCCTTCCATGTCGGTCATGTCTCTGGGAGCCAGAATGGACTGCACCATGAATTTATGCTTACTCTTCTCGTTGGGGTCGTACTCAAATGGCTGCAGCATGACTGTGGAGCAGAGGAGATGATGAAATACAATCAAAACTGCTCATATTCTACAGCTTGGAAATATATAGATGCCTTGTGAGGAAAGATTTTGAAATCTACACCACAGTGTAGCCagacttttaaaataacaaacccTAAATCTAACAGGAAGAGGACAACTTGAGGACACTGGAAACATgggcttaaaagaaaaaaacaaacacaaatgaaagctctaaaaacaattttaaaaaagaactaaCTTGTACTTTCTATTTTTTAGCCATTTGTAATCATCTTGTTGATCTAAAATACTTAGTTTGTGTTAAAATGGTCTAGCCTTTTATAGAGCTAAAGACTCTGGAGGAAACTGCATCTTTATAAGAGGAGGCTAGCAAGAAGGTGtctacaaaatacatttaaaatggtttCTTTCTTATATATTACACATAGATACTATAACCCTGGTTTAGACATTAGGTTTAGGAGGCTTTATGTCTGAATAATTCATAGGTTTGAGTTAAGCtgcttaaaacacacacaaacactatAACTTCTAAAGTGATGAGATGAAGCTGAGAGAAAAAGCAATCACAGTAAACACAGCAACAGCTTTTAAACACATTCAAAGTTGTTGCTGAATGTGAAACCATATTTCAGAagatcataaaaaatattaaaataaaaacggaTCAACACTTTTATACTTCCTGACAAGCTCTGccattttatgtaataaaaggCTCCTGACAAAAAAGGATTTATCATTTCAAGACTTCAACGTAAAAGTTGTATTGTGCTAGTTACTTTTCTTGTACCTTTGCACATTAGGTAGAACTCATAGATATTTTAGTACTGTTGCAggatgaaatgatcaataaataCAACATTGTGTACTCTCAGTAGAATCAAATGTTTCTTTAGATGGCAAATGTCACGTTACAAATCAGGTTAAAGCTCCATTCAGAATATTAAAACTTGTTACTAGTATGAGGCGTTGGCACAATTTTTCCACGTAAATGAAAAATTCAACCAAATATGTTTACAAACCAGAAACATTTATGGAGGTTCCAGAGTCAATGACGCCGCTGTTTGGACGCACACAGTATCTGCGAGGTGCAGTTGTCTTAActttgaaacaaacatttctgtctgtggGGTTAGTGAGCTTCAGCGTGGCGGTGACAACATCTGTAAATGGGCCTGCAGGgggatagaaaaaaaaccaaaaaccttGGTGACTTGAGGGTATGTGTGTTAAATGTcattgaaatgtaaaagttgGATTTTCACTATTGTGAAAAACTTAATGTAAACAATGAAGAAGATAGTATTTGAATGTCCATTAACTTGTAGTTATTCTTTCTCAAAGAAACCAATCAATTTGCTAGAAAAGGAAATCAGCAAGTAAGATATGAGAAATTAAGATTTTTCTCCATCCATATATCAACACAGAGAACTCCAGCATTTTCAGTATATGAAATGCATTCAATAGAATGTAATGTGACGCAATAAATAAGACATGGAAACACAGTTTACACACAGATGAGAAGGATCTAGTAAAACAACTTtgttctcagtttattttaagCTACAACCAATATcaaaaaaaaactccagcatgttattttttattcaagttgtattattattattgacaaaaaaaaaaaaagacatcagtatgtgtaggaaaaaaaacaaaatcgcACTTTAATGATAAAGCCAAAACAGCAAcatctttaatatttatgtttaatgCCCCACCCTTAGTTGCAAATTGaatgcagcagaaaacaaacacgGAGGGAATCAAACACCTTCTGCTTTCTCTTGGCCTTTAAAGTCTGCTTCATAACTCGTTTAAAACTTCAGGTCATCTGGTGCTAACAACACTGACTGTGCTTTCTGCACACTGTTAACACAAAGCATCactaactgtgtgtgtgtgtgtgtgggtgtgtgtgtgtgtgtgcgtcctCTCTAGGCTCATCTTAGCATTCAAGGATCTGCAACAATCAATCAGAgagcaccccccccccccccccattatACTGATCCAATGAAGCTAGTCCAACAATTTCCAGAGCAACAGGAGACAACGACAATCATCTGGGAAAACAATGATCATTAGTAAAACACACGCAACGTCTGATTTTACAACAAGCCCGATTAAATGCAGCAAATCAGGGAAGGAAATCGGGTTACTTAGAAATTAAGAGTGAACGATAAAGCTTTCAGTCTGGGCTTTCAAGCTTAGGTCATTGAGCAATAAGCATGGTAATGGGGCTAGGCAATGACAAACTCTTTGTAGAAAATGCTAGAATATCCGCTTCTTGGTGCGCATGTGTTCACAGCAAAGCCTGTTTAAACAACTGTGCTACACATTAGCCAACTTGTGAGTGTTTCACAGCATCGGAAAATGAATGGTAAAGTAAAGGAAGCGTATAAGATTATTGTAGTAATGGTGTGGACGGCCTGTCCTGACGCTGCAATGACAGCTAGCAATTTACCCGGCTAGTTAGAGCAAATAAACGCCAACAGGTTAACTGTTTCATCCGTCACCAACTAAGAACAAATTTCAGCCATCTTTTGAAGACacaatgagaaaacaaaacaataaaagctgaCACAGATACTGGCTAACGTCTAGAGCTAGCTGCCTAACTTCGGCCCTGCCCTCCGCCTTAGCGTTACCTCTGAATTTGAGTTCCTGTTGCGGCTCTAGCACCAGGACTTGTTCTTGTCTGGCCATGTCCCAGGACTTCTGTCTATTGTCACGGCGAGGACAACAATATAATACCACAGAAAACctttaggaaagaaaaacaacggGCTCCTGGAGATAACACAGCGGTCCTCTAAAGGAAGCACAATCACTCAGACTGATAGGCTTGCTGACTGAGTGCCACCAACAGCTGCTGGGGAGCTAACTATGCTAGCGGCGGCGGCGACTAGAGGAAGGAGGAGCCTTAGCG
It encodes:
- the LOC116725197 gene encoding vesicle-associated membrane protein-associated protein B-like isoform X1, with amino-acid sequence MARQEQVLVLEPQQELKFRGPFTDVVTATLKLTNPTDRNVCFKVKTTAPRRYCVRPNSGVIDSGTSINVSVMLQPFEYDPNEKSKHKFMVQSILAPRDMTDMEGVWKEAKPEELMDSKLRCAFEMPIGNDKTHESESIKPVSSSTSVKNEHSALPKSSSASLDDGEVKKIMEECRQLQVEVQRLREENKQIREDDGVRKRKISPIAASHSNTVASTAMTKDEGLSTRVLALCLLFFVIGAIIGKLVL
- the LOC116725197 gene encoding vesicle-associated membrane protein-associated protein B-like isoform X2, coding for MARQEQVLVLEPQQELKFRGPFTDVVTATLKLTNPTDRNVCFKVKTTAPRRYCVRPNSGVIDSGTSINVSVMLQPFEYDPNEKSKHKFMVQSILAPRDMTDMEGVWKEAKPEELMDSKLRCAFEMPIGNDKTNEHSALPKSSSASLDDGEVKKIMEECRQLQVEVQRLREENKQIREDDGVRKRKISPIAASHSNTVASTAMTKDEGLSTRVLALCLLFFVIGAIIGKLVL